A single genomic interval of Helianthus annuus cultivar XRQ/B chromosome 13, HanXRQr2.0-SUNRISE, whole genome shotgun sequence harbors:
- the LOC110898145 gene encoding IQ domain-containing protein IQM2, whose product MVLRGSLSFSGKKMDTVLSIKSSSSAKTFENTLPDASFIAPESPLPEALTNRHLAALKLQKTYKSFRTRRQLADCAILVEHRWWKLLDFAVLKCSSVSFFEIEKPETAVSRWSRARTRAAKVGKGLSQHAKACKLALQHWLEAIDPRHRYGHNLHFYYVKWLHCQSRQPFFYWLDIGEGKEVNLEKCARPKLQQQCIKYLSPIEREAYEVTVEDGKFMYKLSRELIDTRKGPANTKWIFVLSTSNILYVGKKHKGKFQHSSFLAGGATLSAGQLVVTDGILKAVWPHSGHYLPTDENFDAFMSFLEQHQINVQTIKKSPVDEDEVTNEKVSGYEMRNCVSEPDFSSTTDETEPKCNYRKDSRPPRLSKSLKPTVTTLEIPKKEDIVLAFQTKEPEPMPEPEPDSCSENDDEAAEELLSSIQLMASKRNLFDFGEEACADPIPKEKIMQRINSHKETKSFQLAKHLSCRWSTGAGPRIGCVRDYPSELQFQALEEVSLQPKHSSWRLAYSYSNGGRQERSDRMTKAQSMKNVTSSNMEL is encoded by the exons ATGGTTCTTCGGGGATCTTTAAGCTTTAGTGGGAAAAAAATGGACACTGTTCTTTCCATTAAATCCTCTTCTTCGGCGAAAACGTTCGAAAATACATTGCCCGACGCGAGTTTTATTGCGCCTGAATCTCCACTGCCCGAGGCTCTTACAAACCGCCATCTTGCAGCATTGAAGCTGCAGAAAACGTATAAAAGTTTCAGAACCAGAAGACAGTTAGCTGATTGTGCAATACTAGTGGAGCATAGATG GTGGAAACTGTTAGATTTTGCGGTGCTTAAGTGCAGTTCGGTATCATTCTTTGAAATTGAAAAACCAGAAACCGCTGTTTCTCGTTGGTCAAGAGCACGAACTAGAGCCGCAAAG GTCGGAAAAGGGTTGTCACAACATGCAAAGGCATGTAAACTTGCTTTACAACATTGGCTTGAAGCA ATTGATCCCCGACATCGCTACGGTCATAATCTTCATTTTTATTACGTCAAATGGCTTCATTGCCAAAGTAGGCAGCCCTTTTTCTACTG GCTTGACATAGGGGAAGGCAAAGAAGTGAATCTTGAAAAATGCGCGCGTCCAAAGCTTCAACAACAATGCATCAAGTATTTAAGTCCC ATAGAGCGGGAGGCTTATGAGGTTACCGTGGAAGACGGGAAGTTTATGTATAAATTGAGCAGGGAACTTATCGATACACGAAAGGGGCCCGCTAATACCAAGTGGATATTTGTGCTTAGCACGTCGAATATTTTGTATGTCGGGAAGAAACACAAAGGCAAATTTCAACACTCGAGTTTTTTGGCTGGTGGAGCTACATTGTCTGCGGGACAATTGGTGGTTACAGATGGGATCTTGAAG GCTGTCTGGCCTCACAGTGGACATTACCTTCCAACCGACGAAAACTTTGACGCCTTCATGTCGTTTCTCGAGCAACATCAAATTAATGTCCAAACTATCAAG AAAAGCCCGGTTGATGAGGATGAAGTTACCAATGAAAAAGTATCCGGATACGAGATGCGAAACTGTGTATCCGAGCCTGATTTCTCTTCAACTACAGACGAAACCGAACCAAAATGCAACTACCGCAAAGACTCTAGACCACCAAGATTGTCAAAAAGCTTGAAGCCAACGGTCACTACACTCGAAATCCCGAAAAAGGAAGACATCGTTTTAGCCTTCCAAACGAAAGAGCCCGAGCCCATGCCTGAGCCCGAACCTGATAGCTGCTCGGAGAACGATGACGAAGCAGCTGAGGAACTGTTGTCGAGTATTCAACTCATGGCGTCAAAACGGAATCTGTTTGATTTCGGGGAAGAAGCGTGCGCTGACCCGATCCCGAAAGAAAAGATTATGCAAAGGATAAATTCGCATAAGGAAACGAAGTCGTTTCAACTGGCTAAGCATCTTAGTTGTCGGTGGTCAACGGGTGCTGGCCCGCGAATTGGTTGTGTACGAGACTACCCGTCGGAGTTACAGTTTCAGGCTTTGGAAGAAGTGAGTTTGCAACCTAAGCACTCTTCTTGGAGATTAGCTTATAGTTATAGTAATGGTGGGCGTCAAGAAAGAAGCGATAGGATGACGAAAGCTCAGTCGATGAAAAATGTAACCTCGTCGAATATGGAACTATGA
- the LOC110898146 gene encoding homogentisate solanesyltransferase, chloroplastic translates to MELSLSSSSLRLYATSSRYRKPPIHPRCNLCISLFNTSSSTLRTNSFTTTRTSTLKFPITACSQAGAAESNPPLNKVADFKDAFWRFLRPHTIRGTALGSVSLVSRALLENPNLIRWSLLFKAFSGLIALICGNGYIVGINQIYDIGIDKVNKPYLPIAAGDLSVQSAWILVLSFAIVGVIIVALNFGQFITSLYCFGLFLGTIYSVPPLRMKRFPVVAFLIIATVRGFLLNFGVYYAVRAALGLTFQWSSPVAFITTFVTMFALVIAITKDLPDVEGDRKFQISTFATKLGVRNIALLGSGLLLINYIGSIVAAVYMPQAFRSILMIPFHTILASFLIFQAWVLERANYTQEAIAGYYRFIWNLFYAEYIIFPFI, encoded by the exons ATGGAGTTATCACTCTCATCTTCTTCTCTTCGACTCTATGCCACCTCTTCACGTTACAGAAAACCACCCATTCACCCCAGATGCAACCTCTGCATTTCGCTTTTCAATACTTCTTCTTCGACTCTAAGAACCAACTCCTTCACTACCACAAGAACCTCCACCCTCAAATTCCCCATTACG GCTTGCAGTCAAGCCGGTGCTGCTGAATCAAATCCACCATTGAATAAAGTTGCAGATTTTAAAGACGCATTCTGGCGTTTTCTAAGGCCCCACACAATTCGTGGAACAGCATTAGGATCAGT GTCTTTAGTATCTAGAGCGCTGCTTGAAAACCCAAATTTGATTCGGTGGTCACTCTTGTTCAAGGCGTTTTCCGGTCTTATTGCTCTCATATGTGGGAATGGTTATATAGTCGGCATCAATCAGATTTATGACATAGGAATTGATAA GGTGAACAAACCCTATTTACCTATAGCTGCGGGGGATCTTTCTGTCCAGTCAGCATGGATTTTGGTGTTATCATTCGCAATAGTAGGTGTTATTATTGTTGCGCTGAACTTTGGCCAGTTCATCACTTCTCTTTACTGTTTCGGACTTTTTTTGGGCACCATTTATTCCGTTCCACCACTTCGAATGAAGAGATTTCCTGTTGTAGCATTTCTTATAATTGCTACG GTGAGAGGTTTTCTTCTAAATTTCGGTGTGTATTATGCGGTGAGAGCGGCTCTTGGATTAACGTTTCAATGGAG TTCACCGGTGGCTTTTATCACAACATTTGTTACAATGTTTGCTTTAGTAATTGCTATTACTAAAGATCTTCCTGATGTCGAGGGTGACCGAAA gttTCAGATTTCTACTTTTGCAACCAAACTTGGAGTAAGAAACATTGCGTTGCTAGGGTCCGGGCTTCTGCTGATCAATTATATCGGTTCTATCGTTGCAGCAGTATACATGCCTCAG GCTTTCAGGAGCATCTTGATGATACCGTTTCATACAATCTTGGCCTCCTTTTTGATTTTCCAG GCATGGGTACTCGAGCGTGCGAATTATACCCAG GAGGCAATTGCAGGATACTACCGTTTTATATGGAATTTATTTTATGCAGAGTACATCATTTTCCCTTTCATCtaa
- the LOC110898147 gene encoding 40S ribosomal protein S5, with translation MEVLAPLAAEDGKSHSDVLLFNRWTYDDVQVSDLSVEDYITATASKHPIYMPHTAGRYQAKRFRKAQCPIVERLTNSLMMHGRNNGKKLMAVRIVKHAMEIIHLLTDSNPIQIIVDAVINSGPREDATRIGSAGVVRRQAVDISPLRRVNQAIYLLTTGARESAFRNVKTIAECLADELINAAKGSSNSYAIKKKDEIERVAKANR, from the exons ATGGAGGTTTTGGCACCACTAGCTGCTGAAGACGGAAAGTCCCACAGCGATGTCTTGCTCTTCAATCGGTGGACATACGATGACGTTCAG gtttctgatcttTCGGTGGAGGATTACATCACCGCCACTGCTTCCAAGCATCCAATTTACATGCCCCACACAGCTGGTAGGTACCAAGCTAAGCGATTCAGGAAGGCCCAATGCCCAATCGTTGAACGTTTGACCAACTCTCTTATGATGCACGGGAGAAACAACGGTAAAAAATTGATGGCTGTTCGCATTGTCAAGCATGCTATGGAGATCATCCACCTTTTGACTGATTCTAACCCCATCCAAATCATTGTTGATGCTGTCATTAACAG TGGACCAAGAGAAGATGCTACCAGAATTGGTTCAGCTGGTGTTGTCAGGCGTCAGGCCGTTGATATTTCTCCATTAAGGCGTGTTAACCAGGCTATCTATCTTCTTACCACTGGTGCACGTGAGAGTGCGTTCAGGAACGTTAAGACTATTGCTGAGTGCCTTGCTGATGAGCTTATCAATGCCGCCAAGGGTTCTTCAAACAG